One Xylanibacillus composti genomic region harbors:
- a CDS encoding carbamoyl phosphate synthase small subunit — translation MQARLLLEDGTLFTGKAFGSEQESTGEVVFNTGITGYQEVLSDPSYCGQIVTMTYPLIGNYGIARDDFEAIRPYIHGFVVREHEELPSNWRAEYTLDALLKEYGIPGISGVDTRMLTRKIRHHGTMKGILTTANDPIEALQERLTGSALLRDQVSRVSTKSVFAVSGRQERIVLVDFGSKSGILRDLTKRGCDVVVVPHDTDADQIRRLRPDGILLSNGPGDPKDVPHAVEMIRQLLGEFPIFGICLGHQLFALACGADTEKLKFGHRGGNHPVLDLESGRCYITSQNHGYTVLEASVEKTDLKITHINNNDKTIEGLKHKTLPAFSVQYHPEAAPGPFDSSYLFDEFLEMIRTHKRDHPATARQAVFAEAAQAKRSREGELEYAQK, via the coding sequence ATGCAGGCAAGACTGCTATTAGAAGACGGAACATTATTTACGGGCAAAGCATTCGGCAGTGAACAGGAATCGACTGGTGAAGTCGTTTTTAATACAGGAATTACCGGCTATCAGGAAGTATTGTCCGATCCTTCCTACTGCGGCCAAATCGTGACGATGACCTATCCCTTGATCGGCAACTACGGGATCGCACGCGATGATTTCGAAGCGATCCGCCCGTACATTCACGGCTTTGTTGTCCGCGAGCACGAAGAGCTGCCAAGCAACTGGCGTGCGGAATATACGCTGGATGCGCTGTTGAAGGAATACGGCATTCCGGGAATCAGCGGCGTGGACACGCGCATGCTGACCCGCAAAATCCGCCATCACGGAACGATGAAGGGCATCTTGACAACCGCGAACGATCCGATTGAAGCGCTGCAGGAAAGGCTGACAGGTTCTGCTTTGCTGCGTGACCAGGTAAGCCGGGTTTCGACGAAATCGGTATTCGCCGTTTCCGGCAGACAGGAGCGGATTGTTCTCGTCGACTTCGGATCGAAGAGCGGTATCCTTCGCGACTTGACGAAGCGCGGGTGCGACGTCGTGGTTGTGCCGCACGACACAGATGCAGACCAGATTCGACGCCTTCGCCCGGATGGCATACTGCTGTCCAATGGCCCTGGCGACCCGAAGGATGTGCCGCACGCTGTCGAGATGATTCGCCAGCTGCTGGGCGAATTTCCGATCTTCGGCATCTGCCTCGGACACCAGCTGTTCGCGCTGGCTTGCGGCGCCGATACGGAAAAGCTGAAGTTCGGCCATCGCGGCGGCAACCACCCAGTTCTGGATCTGGAAAGCGGACGCTGCTACATCACCTCCCAGAACCACGGCTACACGGTGCTGGAGGCTTCCGTAGAAAAGACCGATCTGAAGATAACGCATATCAACAACAACGACAAGACAATCGAGGGGCTAAAGCATAAAACGCTGCCAGCCTTCTCCGTGCAATACCATCCGGAAGCGGCTCCCGGACCGTTCGATTCGAGCTATTTGTTCGATGAGTTTCTGGAAATGATTCGCACCCACAAGCGCGACCATCCGGCCACAGCCCGCCAAGCGGTTTTTGCCGAAGCGGCGCAAGCGAAACGTTCAAGGGAAGGAGAGCTTGAATATGCCCAAAAATAA